TCCATGCGCCCATGTGGCAGGGTCGCTCCGCGTCGTTCACCCGCCCGCACCCCCAGGCCCCGGTTCCCATCAGATCCCAGATTCCCGAACCCGAGATCTGGCCGTTCGCGGCGCCGGTGCTGTAGAGATCGGGGAGGCCGAGAGCGTGCCCGAGCTCGTGGGCGAAAACGCCGATGCGATTGATCAGAAGCCCCGGGGAGGAAGGCTCCGGCGAGGTGCAGTCCAGAACCGCCTGGATCGTGTAATCGTTGATGCGGATGAAGCCTCCCCCTTCGTACGGGGTCCTGGTGACAAAGCCCTGGCCCAGGCGATTCGAGGTGGCGCCCGTGAGGCTCCACCGATGGGACCAGATGTGAAGCCCGTCCGCGCCGAGGCACTCGCCACCCCGGTACGGGTGCATGACGGTGATGAAGTCCACGTACCCATCTCCGTCCATGTCGAACTGACTCCAGTCGATCGAGCCGTCGTCGAGCTCTTCCAGGATCGCTTCGATGAAAGAACCGACGCCCACGCCGGGCGTGAGGCTGGGGGAGAGGCCGTTGGCGTTCTGCGTCACGGCCTGCCGCGTCAACCCGGTCTGCACCCAGGGGAAAGTGGTTCCCTTGAACTGGAGGAGCCCGCGCGACATCTCGGAGTAGAGCTGCGGGATCGTCTGGACGCGGGAGTTGGGCCCGTCGAAGAATTCCTGCTGGATCTGGGCGGGCGGAAAAGGACCTATCTGGGGTCCGTCTGAGAAGAGGCCGAGGATCAGGGGGAACCGGAACTCTCCGACGACCGGATCGTCGCGGGGACCGATCGCCAGCCCGATGACCCCGCCCGGCGCCCCCGGCCCGAATTGCCGCAAGTTGGACGAAGTTCGAAGCCGTTCCAGGCGGGCCGGTCCCTCCTGTGAAAACCGGAAGGCGCTGGGGTCCCTCTGGATCAACTCATAGTAGGCGTCGGGGGGACGGGTCCCGTAATACTCGCCGAGAAGCTCGATGTCTTGCCCAGCCAGCGGGAGCCCACCGGCGAGAAAAAGCGGCCCCAGGAGGACGAGGCCGAACCGGGAACGGGGAAGGGGCATGCTCATTCTTACCTTACATCTTCCCCACGGATCCCGAGGTCCGCCGCCCGGGCCCGCAAGCCGTCGATGACGTTCTGGATGTGGGTCGCCCGGTCCACTCCGATCAGCTCCACTCCCCGTTCCACCTCCTCCCGGTCCACACCCGCCGCGAAGGCCTTGTCCTTGAGCTTCTTGGTGACGGACTTCGGGGTCAGGTCGTCAATTCCGTTCGGCCGCACAAGACAACACGCCACCACGAGGCCGGACAACTCGTCGCAGGCCCGGAGGACGCGGTCGAGCTCGGTCTCGGGCCCGACGCCGGTGAAGTCGGAGCGGTGCGCCAGGATCGCGTGGAGTACTTCCTCCGGAAATCCGAGGCCGCGGAGCTTCTCAACGGCCTTCAGGGGATGATCGTCGGGATGCCTCTCCCAGTCGAGGTCGTGGAGGAGCCCCGCCAATCCCCAAAGCTCTTCATCCGCGCCTCTCTGGCGCGCGTAGTGGCGGACGGCCGCTTCGACGGCGCGCATATGGGTTCGGAGGCCGGGATTCCCGACCCACTCGTCCAGGAGGGCCAGGGCGTCGTTTCGGTCGGGCATCGCCACTCCTGGGGATGATTCCCATTTCCCACCGGGAATCGGACTTCTCAGACACGGGACGACGGGCAATCCGGCGCCAACGCACAGATGTCACACCGCGGACGGCGCGCCACACACACCGCCCTCCCGTGAAAGATGAATAGATGCGGGAGAAGGGTCCACCGGTCCCGAGGGAAAATCTCGACGAGGTCGCGCTCGATCTTGACCGGGTCGGAGTGGGGTGAGAGCTCGAGGCGATTCGACAGGCGCCGCACGTGGGTGTCCACGACGATTCCCTCGTCCACGCCGAACGCGTTGCCCAGGATGACGTTGGCAGTTTTCCGCCCGATCCCAGGAAGAGAGGAGAGTTCCTCCATCGTGCGCGGGATCTCTCCGTCGTGGCGCGCCACGACCTCCCGCGCCATCCCGATGAGGTTTTTCGCCTTGTTCCGGAAAAATCCGGTCGAGCGGATTATCCCCTCCAGATCGTCCTGGCCCGCTCGGGAGAGCGCACGCGCGTCGGGAAAACGCGCGAAGAGCGCCGGAGTGACCTGATTGACCCTCGCGTCCGTGCACTGTGCGGAGAGGATCGTGGCGACAGCGAGTTGGTAGGGGTCCCGGTGCGCGAGGGCGCAAGCGGCGTCCGGATACGCGTCCGCCAGGAGCTCGAAAATTCGACTCGCACGTTCCTTTCGAGCCGCCTTCCCCTCCCTTCCCTTTCTCCTACCCATCGCGGCGGTCACGCGTCCAATTGGGGGAGGGGTTCGGGCGGACGCTCGTCCCCGGAAGCACCGATACGCCGGAAGGAGAGGAGGCTCGGCCGCGCTCCCTCGGCCGCGGGCCCGCCTCCGTTCGGCTTGGGCGCACGCTCGACCTCTCCCATCGCACCTGGATCGGCGGCGAGGGTGGAGAAGACCCGCGCCGCGAGGGTCAGGACCTCACCCAGGGTGACCACCGAATACAGCCGGTCCAGCTCTCCCCCGGGGAGCGTCGTCTCGAAGTCGCTTCCTTGCTCCCGCGTCCCTCCGCCCACCCAGTTCGCCGCCTCTCCCAGGGGAAGTGGAGGAAGCTCGACGACGGAGATCCCGGGCCGGTCCCCCCGGATTCCGAGCGCCACCATGAGGGCGAGGGTGTCCGCCGACCCACGGGCCCAGAAGAGCCCGTCCAGGGGCTCCGCCGGCCCCTCCGACGGAAGAGAGCGCGACCAGAAGAGATGGAGGGGGAGCTGCAGGTATCCGGCCTCCGTGGGAAGGCTCCCGTCCCACCGGAGGGATGGAGAGGGGTGCTCCACGAGCTCGCGCGCGGTCTTTGTTCCGAGGAGGTAGAGCGGCTCCCCCGCGCGGTGGAAGTGGAAAGCATGAAAGAGAAATGCACCAAAACGCTCGATCACCTCTCCTCCCCGCTCCTCCCCCTGGATCGCGCGGATCGCACGGCCCACCTCGCCGAGCTGGAAAAAGGCCCCGGGGTCGGATGGGTCCACTCCCCGAACCTCGGCCTCCTCCCGAATCGCGGCAAAGGTCTTGTCCGCGAAGTCCCGCCCTGGAATGCCCACTTCGTACGGGGTCATCCGGGCCCAGAGATCACGCCGGTTCACGACTTCCCTCCGCCCTTCCGGCGTTCCCCGGGCCCACCCGCGTCGGGGACGTCTCGCGGCGGGCCCGGCGGTGCGTCTCCGGCTCGACGCGGCGGCCCTCCCCCCCCGCTCCCCGGCCGGCCATCGTCGGCTCCGGGGGAGCCGGGCGCCTCCCCTACACGTGTGGCGATTGCTTCGGACTCGAGGAGCTCCGGAGACGATTTTTTCCAGAGATGCCGAAGCTGCTCGAAGAAGGGGACCTCGCGAACCAGGACGATCTGGAGCCACCCGCCGCCGGTCTCGACCGCCTCCACGAAGATATAGTGGAGGTCGCCGAGCGCCTCCGGGCGGGGAATCGTCCACCGCCCTCCGTCCCAATCGAACTCGATCACCTCGGCCTTCTGAAACGCTTCCTCCCGCCACCGCTCTTCGACGTAGACGTCGTATTCAACCCGGAAGACTCTCGCGCTGAGCGGAATCCCGCGCTGGTAGTACCAGGGGTCGAAGTCGAGTCC
This portion of the Gemmatimonadota bacterium genome encodes:
- a CDS encoding M6 family metalloprotease domain-containing protein — protein: MPLPRSRFGLVLLGPLFLAGGLPLAGQDIELLGEYYGTRPPDAYYELIQRDPSAFRFSQEGPARLERLRTSSNLRQFGPGAPGGVIGLAIGPRDDPVVGEFRFPLILGLFSDGPQIGPFPPAQIQQEFFDGPNSRVQTIPQLYSEMSRGLLQFKGTTFPWVQTGLTRQAVTQNANGLSPSLTPGVGVGSFIEAILEELDDGSIDWSQFDMDGDGYVDFITVMHPYRGGECLGADGLHIWSHRWSLTGATSNRLGQGFVTRTPYEGGGFIRINDYTIQAVLDCTSPEPSSPGLLINRIGVFAHELGHALGLPDLYSTGAANGQISGSGIWDLMGTGAWGCGRVNDAERPCHMGAWSKAALGWVDVEEIGPGEDRVETLAPVEMAGRVLKIPASDGSREYLLLENRQRIGSDVHLLEPGLLVWHIDPEMVDPRWPQNAVNAVPSRFGVWLRQADGKNHLALASGGRGDEGDPFPGCIRDDHLNPSLPCVRNPEFHIGTVPRAVTHEGRAMGIALSEIELLGAEPHDVRFRVDTQFGWDTLYVDAEVEAVKDENLSFEIAGAPAESLTWRLVGGSLPAGLTFQPSTGRLQGLTFETGSFDFVLGAASSPNQETHVVVALEVVPPVIARDELVAEFLGLPNTLSLPLRIYLDAQGNQNGGFADLGDIRAYLQANPGAPESAGVSASPSRIIVSPWSSRRRLDP
- a CDS encoding HD domain-containing protein, whose protein sequence is MPDRNDALALLDEWVGNPGLRTHMRAVEAAVRHYARQRGADEELWGLAGLLHDLDWERHPDDHPLKAVEKLRGLGFPEEVLHAILAHRSDFTGVGPETELDRVLRACDELSGLVVACCLVRPNGIDDLTPKSVTKKLKDKAFAAGVDREEVERGVELIGVDRATHIQNVIDGLRARAADLGIRGEDVR
- the nth gene encoding endonuclease III is translated as MGRRKGREGKAARKERASRIFELLADAYPDAACALAHRDPYQLAVATILSAQCTDARVNQVTPALFARFPDARALSRAGQDDLEGIIRSTGFFRNKAKNLIGMAREVVARHDGEIPRTMEELSSLPGIGRKTANVILGNAFGVDEGIVVDTHVRRLSNRLELSPHSDPVKIERDLVEIFPRDRWTLLPHLFIFHGRAVCVARRPRCDICALAPDCPSSRV